The following proteins are co-located in the Cetobacterium sp. NK01 genome:
- a CDS encoding DNA-processing protein DprA — translation MYSKEDMMLWSMMNSMVVNIGKIEILAFSPDFLFKVFKNSSEMGINVFKEDYKKVLEIIEVLKEGVEKEKIKNFFGDFKLMKNLKNQIENEKKVMVENEIDVITYFCPGYPNKLRECKNPPFVLYCKGNKLEIHELNSSISIVGTRNPQEEGVVQFTEMLIKDLKNELKYNISGLALGCDTIGHKITLEYGIKNIAVLGQGLGTEIYPKENYGLAQEIVRKGGVLISEIPPSLGVKGVFLLRRNRLQAYLTNELLVLESGKKGGTITTLKAAFLEKRRVYVRNIKINHTMFNMRNITKVTFISSYSDINLIKTLTSKPNTLFTFEFS, via the coding sequence ATGTATTCAAAAGAAGATATGATGCTATGGTCTATGATGAATTCGATGGTTGTAAATATTGGAAAAATTGAGATTTTAGCTTTTTCACCTGACTTTTTATTTAAAGTTTTTAAAAATTCAAGTGAGATGGGCATTAATGTTTTTAAAGAAGATTATAAAAAAGTTTTAGAAATAATAGAGGTATTAAAAGAAGGAGTAGAAAAAGAAAAAATAAAGAATTTTTTCGGAGATTTTAAACTTATGAAAAATTTAAAAAATCAAATAGAAAATGAAAAAAAAGTTATGGTAGAAAATGAAATAGATGTAATTACATATTTTTGTCCAGGCTATCCTAATAAATTAAGAGAATGTAAAAATCCTCCGTTTGTATTGTATTGTAAAGGAAATAAATTAGAAATTCATGAACTTAATAGCTCTATATCTATTGTAGGGACTAGAAATCCACAAGAAGAAGGGGTAGTTCAATTTACTGAAATGTTAATAAAAGATTTAAAAAATGAATTAAAATACAATATAAGTGGCTTGGCTTTGGGATGTGATACTATTGGTCATAAAATAACTTTAGAATATGGTATAAAAAATATAGCTGTATTAGGCCAAGGGTTAGGAACTGAAATTTACCCGAAAGAAAATTATGGTTTAGCTCAAGAAATAGTAAGGAAAGGAGGAGTTTTAATATCTGAAATACCACCTAGCTTAGGAGTTAAAGGCGTATTTCTTCTTCGAAGAAATAGATTACAAGCCTATCTGACAAATGAATTACTAGTTTTGGAAAGTGGAAAAAAAGGTGGAACTATAACAACATTGAAAGCTGCCTTTTTAGAGAAAAGAAGAGTATATGTAAGAAATATTAAAATAAATCATACTATGTTTAATATGAGAAATATAACTAAAGTAACTTTTATAAGTTCATATTCAGATATTAATTTAATAAAAACTTTAACAAGTAAGCCAAATACTCTTTTTACTTTTGAATTTTCTTAA
- a CDS encoding MATE family efflux transporter, translated as MLEQKKSLFSITIPIFLELLLVTVVGNVDTIMLGRFSDKAVGSVGGMSQVLLIQNTILSFICLGTTILMAQFIGAKNHKSTKEVIAASLLMNLFIGIVLGFIYFIGWEWILIKIKLPLNLREIGMDYFKLVGGLCVFQAISLTNGAILKSYGNTKPMLFINVGVNLLNILGNGMFIFGWLGAPILGVTGVGLSTVFSRFIGAIISLIVMTNYCKFKMEDLNKFTLEKVKKILSIGIPTAGEHLTWSLTQVIILAMVNTMGTIEITARTYLALVSSFIMIFSIALGHGTAIQVGQLVGAGDKEKAYNQCMKSLTLSFMAATLVSILVYIFRFKIMELFTKDMEVVKATAKVFPWLIFIETGRTFNIVVINALHAAGDIKFPMAMGCFVMLGVAAPLSWLLGIRLEMALAGIWIANGTDEWIRGFAMLWRWKTKKWMNKSFV; from the coding sequence ATGTTAGAACAAAAAAAATCATTGTTTTCTATAACTATTCCAATATTTTTAGAATTATTATTGGTTACTGTTGTAGGAAATGTTGATACAATTATGCTTGGAAGATTTAGCGATAAGGCAGTTGGATCGGTTGGTGGAATGAGTCAAGTTTTGTTAATTCAAAATACCATTCTTAGTTTTATATGTTTAGGAACGACAATACTTATGGCACAATTTATAGGTGCAAAAAATCATAAATCCACAAAAGAGGTAATAGCAGCGTCTTTATTGATGAATCTTTTTATAGGGATTGTTTTAGGATTTATATATTTTATTGGATGGGAATGGATTTTAATAAAAATAAAATTACCATTAAATTTACGAGAAATAGGAATGGATTATTTTAAATTAGTTGGAGGTCTTTGTGTTTTTCAAGCGATATCTTTAACTAATGGTGCAATTTTAAAAAGTTATGGAAATACTAAACCGATGTTATTTATAAATGTTGGAGTTAATTTATTGAACATATTAGGTAATGGAATGTTTATTTTTGGATGGTTGGGAGCTCCTATTCTAGGAGTCACTGGAGTTGGCTTATCAACAGTTTTTTCAAGATTTATAGGTGCAATAATATCCTTGATAGTTATGACAAATTATTGTAAATTTAAAATGGAAGATTTAAATAAATTTACTTTAGAAAAAGTAAAGAAAATTTTATCTATTGGAATACCTACAGCAGGAGAACACTTAACTTGGAGTTTAACACAAGTTATAATATTGGCTATGGTTAATACTATGGGAACAATAGAGATAACGGCAAGAACATATTTGGCATTAGTGTCGTCCTTTATTATGATTTTTTCAATTGCATTAGGGCATGGAACAGCTATTCAAGTTGGACAGCTTGTAGGGGCAGGAGATAAAGAAAAGGCTTATAATCAATGTATGAAGAGCCTAACATTATCTTTTATGGCAGCAACACTAGTATCGATTCTAGTTTATATATTTAGATTTAAAATAATGGAATTATTTACTAAAGATATGGAAGTTGTAAAGGCTACTGCTAAGGTATTCCCTTGGTTGATTTTTATAGAGACTGGTAGAACTTTTAATATTGTTGTTATAAATGCTTTGCATGCAGCAGGAGATATAAAATTTCCAATGGCAATGGGATGTTTTGTGATGTTAGGAGTAGCAGCACCATTATCTTGGTTGTTAGGTATAAGGTTGGAAATGGCATTGGCAGGAATATGGATTGCTAATGGAACAGATGAATGGATAAGAGGATTTGCTATGTTATGGCGTTGGAAAACAAAAAAATGGATGAATAAAAGTTTTGTATAA
- a CDS encoding cation diffusion facilitator family transporter: protein MYKSYSFEEIKSKINEVEQLDKEFFLYENGIYVTLEIKNEIVAYAVLEKNLNSYRLKRIFVKKDERFKSYGRKLLSFIINKKIKKGSLIVENKDFLSGFLLKTGFKKMENGEFIIEDVENKNLRKKEGQKTVIASIFWNIVLATTKISFGYIGKSRALLADGFNSLSDVVTSSGILLGIHFSNIPEDEDHPFGHEKIESVIGVIMGIFMILTAFELGKGGVEILFSGEKREVPEMLTVYFALFSSVVKYFMYRQKIRVGLETENSALIADAKDSRNDIFASLGVVLGILLSIYINPIFDLLISILVAILIFKEGVSVILETTDTILDKQDVEFVTDIKKYIYENTDIKNVHDIMMRKSGDKIFLEFHIRVPKDMSVYKAHKISDDLENSIKEDFPLVKSITIHLDCLLD, encoded by the coding sequence ATGTATAAGAGTTATTCTTTTGAAGAAATAAAGAGTAAAATAAATGAAGTTGAGCAGTTGGATAAAGAGTTTTTTTTATATGAAAATGGGATTTATGTAACATTAGAAATTAAGAATGAGATTGTTGCTTATGCTGTATTAGAAAAAAATTTGAATAGCTACAGATTAAAAAGAATTTTCGTAAAAAAAGATGAGAGATTTAAATCATATGGTAGAAAATTATTATCTTTTATAATTAACAAGAAAATAAAAAAGGGAAGCTTGATTGTAGAAAATAAAGATTTTCTTTCTGGATTTTTATTGAAAACAGGATTTAAAAAAATGGAAAATGGCGAGTTTATAATTGAAGATGTAGAAAATAAAAATTTAAGAAAAAAAGAAGGGCAAAAAACTGTAATAGCTTCAATATTCTGGAATATAGTTTTAGCTACAACTAAAATTAGTTTTGGATATATAGGAAAATCTAGAGCTTTATTAGCAGATGGATTTAACTCGTTGTCAGATGTAGTAACTTCAAGTGGAATTTTACTAGGAATTCATTTTAGTAATATTCCAGAAGATGAAGATCATCCTTTTGGACATGAGAAAATAGAAAGTGTAATAGGAGTTATAATGGGAATTTTTATGATTCTTACTGCTTTTGAACTTGGAAAAGGAGGCGTTGAAATTCTATTTTCAGGAGAAAAAAGAGAAGTTCCAGAAATGCTAACGGTATATTTTGCTTTATTTTCATCAGTAGTTAAATACTTTATGTATAGGCAAAAAATAAGGGTAGGATTAGAAACAGAAAATAGTGCATTGATAGCAGATGCTAAAGATAGCAGAAATGATATTTTTGCTTCTTTAGGTGTTGTACTTGGAATTTTGTTATCTATATATATAAATCCGATATTTGATTTGTTGATAAGTATATTAGTTGCTATTTTAATATTTAAAGAAGGGGTTAGTGTAATTTTAGAAACTACAGATACAATTTTAGATAAACAAGATGTAGAATTTGTGACAGATATAAAAAAATATATTTACGAAAATACAGATATAAAAAATGTTCATGATATAATGATGAGAAAATCAGGTGATAAAATATTTTTAGAGTTCCATATTAGAGTTCCAAAAGATATGAGTGTTTATAAAGCTCATAAAATATCTGACGATTTAGAAAATTCTATAAAAGAGGATTTTCCATTAGTTAAAAGTATAACAATTCATTTAGATTGTTTATTGGATTAA
- a CDS encoding glucosaminidase domain-containing protein → MVKKFVISMLIFFLYSSFTFSINVDFHIPHEIKYETIEVKTLRDLENKPTENHVYSLDGLDLKKLSIRNRKEVFISMLLPSIEIVNKEIDRDISIINALSRKNSHTSEEKKELDRIFKAYKVSAYNWSELKKRMIKYPTSLILSQAAIESGWGTSKVFREKNNLFGMNAYKHTNRTYKEYDSIKDSVKDFVLTLSRVNAYKSLRTKVHAGEPPEKIASGLTNYSELKGAYIKKVQTMLRHNNFEKYDDV, encoded by the coding sequence ATGGTAAAAAAATTTGTTATTAGTATGCTAATTTTTTTCCTTTATTCATCTTTTACATTCTCTATTAATGTGGATTTTCATATTCCTCATGAAATTAAATACGAAACTATAGAAGTTAAAACATTGAGAGATTTAGAGAATAAACCTACTGAAAATCACGTTTACTCTTTAGATGGATTAGACTTAAAAAAATTAAGTATACGTAATCGAAAAGAAGTTTTTATTTCAATGCTCCTGCCTAGTATTGAAATAGTTAATAAGGAAATTGATAGAGATATATCTATTATAAATGCCTTATCTAGAAAAAATTCTCATACTTCTGAGGAAAAAAAAGAATTAGATAGAATTTTTAAAGCTTATAAAGTTTCAGCATATAATTGGTCTGAACTAAAAAAAAGAATGATAAAATATCCTACTTCACTTATTCTTTCGCAAGCTGCAATTGAAAGTGGTTGGGGAACATCAAAAGTTTTTAGAGAGAAAAATAATCTTTTTGGTATGAATGCCTATAAACATACAAACCGTACTTATAAAGAGTATGATTCTATTAAAGACTCTGTTAAAGATTTTGTTCTAACTCTTTCTAGAGTTAATGCATATAAGTCTCTTAGAACTAAGGTTCATGCTGGTGAACCACCTGAAAAAATCGCATCCGGATTAACTAATTATTCAGAGTTGAAAGGTGCTTATATAAAAAAAGTTCAAACAATGTTAAGACATAATAATTTTGAAAAATATGACGATGTATAA